The following are encoded in a window of Labrus bergylta chromosome 16, fLabBer1.1, whole genome shotgun sequence genomic DNA:
- the rln3a gene encoding relaxin-3a isoform X2, producing the protein MWKAVALVVCVLVAGVQPLEEPSYGVKLCGREFIRAVIFTCGGSRWKRSLRSADSSEDPFSSRQDESSEGVSHNFVVEGLLQGTRDLSITPRDNQGDVFSRKARSFITEEILEALRKADRKGRDVVVGLSNACCKWGCSKSEISSLC; encoded by the exons ATGTGGAAAGCTGTTGCACTGGTGGTATGTGTGCTGGTGGCCGGGGTTCAGCCCCTGGAAGAGCCATCGTACGGGGTGAAGCTCTGTGGCCGCGAGTTCATCCGGGCGGTCATCTTCACATGTGGAGGCTCACGGTGGAAACGGTCCCTCAGGAGTGCAG attcttcagaggacccattcagctcccgtcaggatgaatcctcagagggcgtgagtcacaactttgtggtggagggtctcctccaggggaCCAGAGATTTAAGCATCACACCCAGAGACAACCAGGGGGACGTGTTTAGCAGGAAGGCCcgttctttcatcacagaggagatcctggaagcccttcgcaaggctgaccgcaagggccgggacgtggtggtgggcctgtccaacgcctgctgcaagtggggctgcagcaagagcgagatcagctccctttgctga
- the rln3a gene encoding relaxin-3a isoform X1 has protein sequence MWKAVALVVCVLVAGVQPLEEPSYGVKLCGREFIRAVIFTCGGSRWKRSLRSAADSSEDPFSSRQDESSEGVSHNFVVEGLLQGTRDLSITPRDNQGDVFSRKARSFITEEILEALRKADRKGRDVVVGLSNACCKWGCSKSEISSLC, from the exons ATGTGGAAAGCTGTTGCACTGGTGGTATGTGTGCTGGTGGCCGGGGTTCAGCCCCTGGAAGAGCCATCGTACGGGGTGAAGCTCTGTGGCCGCGAGTTCATCCGGGCGGTCATCTTCACATGTGGAGGCTCACGGTGGAAACGGTCCCTCAGGAGTGCAG cagattcttcagaggacccattcagctcccgtcaggatgaatcctcagagggcgtgagtcacaactttgtggtggagggtctcctccaggggaCCAGAGATTTAAGCATCACACCCAGAGACAACCAGGGGGACGTGTTTAGCAGGAAGGCCcgttctttcatcacagaggagatcctggaagcccttcgcaaggctgaccgcaagggccgggacgtggtggtgggcctgtccaacgcctgctgcaagtggggctgcagcaagagcgagatcagctccctttgctga